The DNA segment ATGGGTCGCACGTCGAAGTCGACGATATCGATGCCGAGGAAGCCATTCCTGCGTCGTTGATGGCGTTGCAGCAGTGCATAGACGCCTACCTCGACGGTCTTCCATCGACCGGCCCAGCCGACTCCACAACGCAAGATCACCACCCCGAATGACGCTCGCGATCCTCGCGCGCATACACCGCTGGTTGAGGCTGCGAGCTTCTGTTTGCAGAGGCGCCGTGACGCTCCTCCTGGCAGATCCCGGCGTGGACCCATCCCCCGCGCGAACCGGCGGCCGGGCTGTCCGTAGCCCGTGTAAGTGATCTGTTGTCGAGCAGCTCCGCGGCTCTCACTTCTTTTCGTCCGTCGAAAAGAGACTTCGAGTACCGGCGCAGGGGTCGTATTCATTCGGGGTGAATACGCCTTCACGCTGGTCGGCATGTAGCGCCGGGTATTGCTCTGTTCGCTTTTCACCTCTCCTGGACCAGCACGTGAGGTGCGTCCTTAATGCCTCCTGGGTTGGTCTGACCGGGTCGCGGGTTTGTTGCTTTGGTGGGCCACCAGCTGGCTTCGCGTAGGAGTGTGGCGATGGCGGGCACGGTGAGGGTGCGCACGAGGAAGGTGTCGAGCAGCAGCCCGAAGCCGATGATGAGGCCGGCTTGGATCATGATGGCGACTGAGCCGACCATGAGGCCGAACATGCTGGCGGCGAATATGAGGCCAGCGGAGGTGATGACGGCTCCGGTGTTTGCCACGGTGCGCAGGACGCCGACGCGGATGTTGGTTCCGGATTCTTCGCGGAGCCGTGAGACGAGCAGCATGTTGTAGTCGGCGCCGACGGCGACGAGGATGATGAACGCCAGCAGCGGTACGGGCCAGGCGATTTCGTGGCCCAGTCCCCATTGGAAGACTACGACGCCGATGCCGAGTGATGCGAGGTAGTTGAGCACGACGGTGCCTAGTAGGTAGAGCGGTGCTAGGAGTGCGCGCAGTAGTAGGACCAGGATGACGCCGACGATGATGATGGTGGCGATGGCTAGTTGTGCGAAGTCGGCCCAGAGGAGTCGTTGGATATCGGAGTTGACGGCGGGGAAGCCGGCTACGGACACGGTGGCGTCGGCGAGTGACGTGTTGGGTCGTGCGGTGTTGGCGGTGTCGGTGATGCGGCTGGCGAGGTCCATGGCTTCAACGCTGTATGGGTCGTGGCTGCTTTCGATCATGAACCGCGCTGTTTTGCCGTCCGGTGAGAGGAATTGTTCGGCGACGTCGGTGAATTGCCGGTTCTCGAATGCGTTGGCGGGCAGGTAGAAACCGCTCGAGGAGTCGGAGTCGGCCGCTGCGCGCGAGGAGTTCTGTAGTTGGGTGGCGATCTGGCTCATGCCGGACAGCATTTCGATGTTGCTGTCGGCGAGGGTGCGGACGCCGGTGGCGAGTGCTTGGGCGCCGGAGGCCAGCTGTCCGATTCCGTCCTGCAATCGGCGGAGATTTGTGGTCAGGTCGGCGGGGTCACCCAGGGCTCCGAATGCCTTGTCCAGTGAGGCGACTGCGTTCTGGACGTTGGCGAGGGTGCCACCAACGGTGGCATTGGTGGCGGGATCGTAGCGGTCCCCGAGGTCGGCGATTTGGTTGAAGAATCCGTTGTCGCGCAGAGTGACCAGGATCTGGACCTGGTTGCGGATTTGGGCGCATTGTGGGGTGGTGGCGCACCAGGGTGAGGTGTTGAGGGCGCCGACGAGTGGGTCGAGTTGAGTGATTGCGTTTTGGGCTTGGTTGGCCAGCGGTCGTAGTCCTGGGCCGGATTGGATGGCTTGGTCGACGGCGGGGGCAGTGGCGGAAAGTTGTTGCAGCAGCGGCCGGAATTGGTTGACCTGAGTTCCTGCGGATTGGGCTTGGGTGAGGATTCCGGCTAGTGGTGTGAAGGCGGTGCGCACGGTGCTGTCGAGTTGGGCGAGGCCGTCGGCGAGCTGGTCGGCGCCGTCGGTGAGTTTGGTGAGGTCGTCCTTGCGGGAGTTGCCCTCGGCGACGGCGCCGGCCATTTTGTCGCCGATCTGGCCGTTCTGCCAGGCCAGTTCTGCTTGGTCGAGGCGCTCTCCGGTGGGGCGGGTGACTCCGGAAACCTTGGTGACGCCGGGGATCTGGGAGACGCGGGAGGCCATCTCGTCAAGATCGGCCAGTCCTTTGCCGGTCCGCATGTCGGTCGGATTTTCCACGACGAGGAATTCGCTGATGACGACGTCTTTGCGGAAGTGGCGGTCCAGCAGGTGGTAGCCCAGGTTGCTGGCCGTGGTGTCTGGTTGGCCCTTGCGGTCGTCGTAGCTGATTTTGATGGTTGCTGCCGCTGCCGACAGGGCGAGCAAGATGACCAGGCTGACGATGAGTAGTGGCACGGGACGGCGGACCACGGCGACGGCGACGCTGTTCCAGTAGCGGCGGGTGCGATCGGGTTTGGGTTCACCGATGCCGCGTTTGGCGGCTAGCGACAGCACCGGTGGCAGCAGGGTTACGGTGGCCAGAAATCCGAACAGTACGGCGATGGCACACGCGGGGCCAAGGGCGGCGAAGACGCTGAGCCGCGCGAAGACCATGGCCAGGAACGCGAGTGCGACGGTGGCGGCGGAGGCGAGGATGACGCGCCCGATGCTGGCGGTGGCGTGGATGACGGCCTGATCGGCGGGTACTTGGGCGCGGCGCTGTTCGTGGTATCGGCTGATCAGAAATACGGTGTAGTCGGTTCCCGCGCCGAGCAGGATCGCAGTCATGAAGGCGACGGTGAACTGGGAGACGGGCATGCCCATCTCGCCGAGGGCGGACAGCACGCCGCGCCCGACTGCCAGGCTCAACCCGATTACTAGCAGCGGTAACAGCGCGGTGAACACCGACCGGTAGACGATCAGCAGGATCAGGGCGATCACGCCCGCGGTAGCGATTGAGATCAGCAGCAGGTCGTGCTCGGCGGATGCGATCATGTCGCTGAAGGTTGCCGGTGGTCCCGTCACTTGCACAGTCGTGGTCGAGCCGGTGAAGACCTCGGCGGCGATGTTGCGCACCGCGTTTACCGATTCGGCGGCCGTGGGGTCTCCGAGGGTGCCGGTGACACCTACGGGCAGGTACCAAGCTTTGCGGTCGGCGCTGACTGCCTGGGCTTCGGTAATCGGATCGGACAGTAGGTCCTGCACCAGCAGGACGTGGTTGCCTTCGCCCTGCAACCGGCGCACGAGTTCGCCGTAGCGCTGCCGTGCAGTCGGAGTCAAGCCATTGGGGTCTTCCATGGCGACGAACACCATGGTTTTTGAGCCTTCTTCGCCGAAAGCGGCGCTCATGCGGTCAACCGTCTGCAAGGACGGCGCATCGCGAGGGATGAGGTCCACCGACTGTTGGCGCACCACGGTTTCTAGCTGGGGGAACAGCAACGCGAGGACGACCGCGGCGCCTAGCCATACCCCGATGACCAGCGCTTTGTGTCGGAGGGTGAATCGGGCTAGCGCTGCCAACCGTTCGCTGTACTCGCGGGTTTCGGCCGGGTTGGGGGATCCGTTGTCCCGCTGGCCACGGCGCGTGGCCTGGCCTGGGGAATCTGCAGTGCCGTCGGTCACTGGGCCTCCACTAGTAGCGAATCGTAGCGATACTATCGGTATCGCTACGCTACCGCATGTAGTGCAAGTGGTGGCGGGGCCGTCGTCGCCAGGCCGCGCAAAGCGCGCGGCTGGCGAAGGGGCCGGCGACCGCTATCGAGTCGGGACCGGGCCGACGGTCGCAGTGGGCAGAGGAATGATCGAACACTCAGTGGGTTTCTGGAAGCCAGGGCTGACGCTGTAAGTCGACGACACTGGCCTTGGATGCCGTTCAGGGTCTTGCTGTTGCTGTTCTCGGACGTTGGTCGTCGGGCGCACGCACGGCCACATCGCGTAGCGGGGCCGCTAGCTCTAGGTTTGCGCTTCGGTTGTGGCCGACTGGCCCGTGTTCTGCAGCAGCACGTAATTGCCTAGGCTGCCCAGGAAACCTGCGCAGTGCTGAACGAGTTCATCTGTGGTGAATTCCAGTTCTCCGTCGAGTCGGCGGCGCAAGACTTCGAATAGCCCTCCCACGCCCAAGGTCGAAGCCAAATGGGCAACCCCCACGGCAGAGTCGGCGATGTCGAGGTGAAGTCTGGCTTCGCGCAAGACAAGGTCGGTGAAACCTGCCATTAGTTCGCTGCGTAGCTCTCGGAGCAGCGGCTCGGTTGCAGATTCCACGAACAGGATCCGACCCAGCCGCGGGTCGTTGTCGATCATGCCGACCAGCCTGCGGATTGGCGCGTACGCCAATACCTCCGGTGGCTCGCCGGCATCGGGGATCGCGTCGACTATCACCTCCTGGAAGGTGGCATAGAGCTGCTGGTAGACAGCCCGCAGGAGTGCGTCTCGGTCGGAGAAGTGCTGGTAGAAGTACCGTGACGTGACACCCGATTCAGCGCAGACGGCAGTCACAGTGGCGGCGGCAACGCCGCGCGTGCCGATCAACTCCGTTGCGGCCTCGATGAGACGGGTGCGCCGGTTCCGGTGACGCTCCTCGGCGGACATTCCGCTATACACCCGCGCCGAAACCACGTGGATAGCTTGCCATCTAATTCTGACAAGGCTTAGAGTCAGATTGACAGCGCGTCCTTGGCGAATGGGAGAACAACATGAGCGACGATTCGTCCACACGGCCCACCGCACGGGTCGTCCCGAAGCCCCGCCGTGTTCGATTCGATATGCCTGCTGGGACCAGTCGGCAGCACTTCGTTGATGGCGACTTGGTGATGAGCCACTTTGTGTCCACCTTGTCGGCCACGTTCCCCGAAGGCGAAGACTTCTTTATCCGGTCAGTCCGCGAGTACCGGGACCACATCAGCGACGCTGACCTCAAGGAGGCGGTCAAGGGGTTTATCGCACAAGAGGCCACCCACCGACACCAGCATCGGCTGCTCAACGATCGGCTTCAAGCAATGGGCTATCCCACCGAGGGGATCGATCGGCATGTCAAGAAGCTGGTTGGCCGACTTGAGAAGCGTTTTTCTCCCAAGATGCGCCTGGCTGTGACGGCCGCCCTCGAGCACTACACGGCGACATTCGCCGAGATCATTCTCACCAGCGACGAAGCTCAAGAACTGATCGGCGACACCGAAGTGCGGCCTATTCTGCTCTGGCACGCACTGGAAGAATGCGAGCATAAGGCCGTTGCTTTCGATGTCTACGAGACGGTCGGTGGAAGCGAACGCACCAGGGTCTGGGGGATGCGGATCGCCAGCCTCCTCTTGTTCAGCGAGTTGGTCATCCAGACCACCCGCTCTCTGGCTGG comes from the Mycolicibacterium litorale genome and includes:
- a CDS encoding MMPL/RND family transporter, encoding MTDGTADSPGQATRRGQRDNGSPNPAETREYSERLAALARFTLRHKALVIGVWLGAAVVLALLFPQLETVVRQQSVDLIPRDAPSLQTVDRMSAAFGEEGSKTMVFVAMEDPNGLTPTARQRYGELVRRLQGEGNHVLLVQDLLSDPITEAQAVSADRKAWYLPVGVTGTLGDPTAAESVNAVRNIAAEVFTGSTTTVQVTGPPATFSDMIASAEHDLLLISIATAGVIALILLIVYRSVFTALLPLLVIGLSLAVGRGVLSALGEMGMPVSQFTVAFMTAILLGAGTDYTVFLISRYHEQRRAQVPADQAVIHATASIGRVILASAATVALAFLAMVFARLSVFAALGPACAIAVLFGFLATVTLLPPVLSLAAKRGIGEPKPDRTRRYWNSVAVAVVRRPVPLLIVSLVILLALSAAAATIKISYDDRKGQPDTTASNLGYHLLDRHFRKDVVISEFLVVENPTDMRTGKGLADLDEMASRVSQIPGVTKVSGVTRPTGERLDQAELAWQNGQIGDKMAGAVAEGNSRKDDLTKLTDGADQLADGLAQLDSTVRTAFTPLAGILTQAQSAGTQVNQFRPLLQQLSATAPAVDQAIQSGPGLRPLANQAQNAITQLDPLVGALNTSPWCATTPQCAQIRNQVQILVTLRDNGFFNQIADLGDRYDPATNATVGGTLANVQNAVASLDKAFGALGDPADLTTNLRRLQDGIGQLASGAQALATGVRTLADSNIEMLSGMSQIATQLQNSSRAAADSDSSSGFYLPANAFENRQFTDVAEQFLSPDGKTARFMIESSHDPYSVEAMDLASRITDTANTARPNTSLADATVSVAGFPAVNSDIQRLLWADFAQLAIATIIIVGVILVLLLRALLAPLYLLGTVVLNYLASLGIGVVVFQWGLGHEIAWPVPLLAFIILVAVGADYNMLLVSRLREESGTNIRVGVLRTVANTGAVITSAGLIFAASMFGLMVGSVAIMIQAGLIIGFGLLLDTFLVRTLTVPAIATLLREASWWPTKATNPRPGQTNPGGIKDAPHVLVQER
- a CDS encoding TetR/AcrR family transcriptional regulator translates to MSAEERHRNRRTRLIEAATELIGTRGVAAATVTAVCAESGVTSRYFYQHFSDRDALLRAVYQQLYATFQEVIVDAIPDAGEPPEVLAYAPIRRLVGMIDNDPRLGRILFVESATEPLLRELRSELMAGFTDLVLREARLHLDIADSAVGVAHLASTLGVGGLFEVLRRRLDGELEFTTDELVQHCAGFLGSLGNYVLLQNTGQSATTEAQT
- a CDS encoding metal-dependent hydrolase yields the protein MSDDSSTRPTARVVPKPRRVRFDMPAGTSRQHFVDGDLVMSHFVSTLSATFPEGEDFFIRSVREYRDHISDADLKEAVKGFIAQEATHRHQHRLLNDRLQAMGYPTEGIDRHVKKLVGRLEKRFSPKMRLAVTAALEHYTATFAEIILTSDEAQELIGDTEVRPILLWHALEECEHKAVAFDVYETVGGSERTRVWGMRIASLLLFSELVIQTTRSLAGDRSAYNPVRLLRSLRAFRHNPLFSPAAIARFRSYTRAGFHPDDWDSAEILERWTKELFDADGGQQVRSGV